A single window of Aspergillus flavus chromosome 4, complete sequence DNA harbors:
- a CDS encoding chitin synthase III catalytic subunit gives MGSTQFGKFHDFCRDSTLPVCNLFVDKNQPPNAAFGGCPLTGITLSGNRNLGNLGSILLAFIAILTSLLLLWRSERKQAAVGRREIQLFLLGFIIIEICEIFSVGAFPLDAAVRKGFSAAHIAAITATCWVLLLNALVGYQFLDDGTPASLGLISASALVFFIGTGYIALDTGFNWTGEFKPDPSTEYRNIALYVLYQLFPLVCLVVFFVLEAVLVIRILGESRPMLYLCGAGLLFAIGQIFEYVISTHLCQATNGKINGALFETLFTLLSVAMIWIFWSSITEDDWPMPTAPSGGYN, from the exons ATGGGCTCGACGCAATTTGGGAAGTTCCAC GACTTCTGTCGAGATTCTACATTACCAGTCTGCAAT CTTTTCGTTGACAAGAACCAACCCCCTAATGCTGCCTTTGGTGGTTGTCCGCTCACAGGCATTACCCTTAGCGGTAATCGAAATCTGGGAAATCTGG GCTCTATCTTACTTGCCTTCATTGCCATCCTGACATCGCTTTTGCTGCTATGGAGATCTGAGCGAAAACAGGCAGCAGTCGGGAGAAG AGAGATACAGCTGTTCTTACTCGGCTTCATCATTATCGAAATCTGCGAAATCTTTAGCGTTGGTGCTTTCCCTCTCGACGCAGCGGTCCGGAAA GGATTTTCTGCAGCGCACATCGCCGCGATCACCGCTACATGTTGGGTACTGTTGTTAAACGCCTTGGTGGGCTACCAATTTCTCGATGATGGCACGCCTGCGTCGCTCGGTCTCATCTCAGCATCCGCCTTGGTTTTCTTCATTGGCACTGGCTATATTGCTTTGGATACGGGGTTCAACTGGACCGGCGAGTTCAAGCCTGACCCGTCAACCGAGTACCGAAACATTGCTCTCTATGTGCTGTACCAACTTTTCCCACTCGTTTGTCTGGTGGTATTCTTCGTTTTGGAGGCCGTGTTGGTGATTCGAATACTGGGCGAGTCCCGCCCAATGC TTTACTTATGTGGTGCTGGCTTGCTCTTTGCTATTGGTCAGATTTTCGAATATGTCATCAGCACCCACCTCTGTCAGGCCACGAACGGGAAGATCAACGGTGCATTGTTCGAGACTCTGTTCACCCTCCTATCAGTAGCTATGATATGGATCTTTTGGAGCAGTATCACCGAAGACGACTGGCCCATGCCAACGGCACCATCCGGTGGATACAACTAG
- a CDS encoding bladder cancer-related protein BC10-domain-containing protein codes for MFCLRSWLPLLFIPTNASPLFIVSFVTLTYILHRPCIYCSALLLILFISSCHWSDRCFFDLRGDWFAPRYSSDPSASSVAPNETVAGFILETVNTTTKNLAGVVVDEAQRRLALNGSSAAAGLGGLVQEEWTGVGLEWLRSLLGRREWTIPCVDVKVRL; via the exons ATGTTTTGTCTACGAAG CTGGTTACCTCTCCTATTCATCCCGACCAATGCCTCCCCACTTTTCATTGTCTCCTTCGTCACTCTGACCTACATCCTCCATCGTCCATGTATCTACTGCTCAGCTCTTCTTTTAATCCTCTTTATCTCATCCTGCCATTGGTCAGATCGCTGTTTCTTTGACCTTCGTGGTGACTGGTTTGCGCCTCGCTACTCTTCCGATCCGAGCGCCTCTTCGGTCGCCCCCAATGAGACCGTCGCCGGCTTTATCCTGGAGACTGTGAATACTACTACGAAGAACCTGGCGGGCGTAGTAGTCGACGAGGCGCAACGTCGTCTGGCACTAAATGGGTCGTCAGCCGCCGCAGGACTGGGCGGGTTGGTTCAGGAGGAATGGACCGGGGTTGGGCTGGAGTGGTTGCGCAGTTTGCTTGGACGACGGGAGTGGACGATCCCCTGTGTCGACGTCAAGGTCCGTCTATAG